TGCCTCACCCCACCCAGGGACACCCACTCACCATAGCGGTGAGATGGTTCATGGGCAGCGGCTGGGCCATCCTTGAAcctggggaaagagaaaaggggtGAGCAGGAAGCTGGGGGAACAGTGGAGGcaagaggggtgggaagagataagagggagagatgggccgtggccggtggctcagtggttagcgtgtcggcttgagcaccaaagggtcatgggttcgagtCCTGGTCAAAGACAAATaccggggttgcaggttcaaccccaggcactggtcggggcacatgcaggaggcaaccaaggggtgtgtgtgcgtgtgtgtgtgtgtgtgtgtgtgtgtctctgcccccgctccctcccttccactctctaaatatcaGTGGAGAAAATGTCCTCCAGATGAGgtttaacaaaacagaaacaaagaggGAGATGGGGGCCAGGGTCAGAAATCAAGGTCATAGAAGGAGACATGGTCAACCAGAGGGGTGTTACTGATCAGCAGGGGGACAGGATCAGGTGACGAACAAGAGGCAAATTTGACATcatatgccaaaaccggtttggctcagtggatagagcgtcagcctgcggactgaagggtcctgggttcgattccggtcaagggcatgtacctgggttgcgggcacatccccagtaagaggtgtccaggaggcggctgatggatgtttctctctcatcgatgtttctaactctctatctctctcccttcctctctgtaaaaaataaataaaatatattttaaaaataaaaaattaaaataaaataatcatatctTATTACATATTATCTAATCTAAAACAACAGCCTCCATCCCTCTGTGCACTCTGCTCAATTATTCTGCTCGACCTAATATTAGATCTAGTCATGACCCATCTTTCTCACAGGACTCTAAATTCCAGGAAGCCAGAAGCGTTTTGTTCCCTGTTGTATCCCCATCACCTAGAACCTTCCATGACACATAGGAGGGACTCAAAAAACATCTGCTGACAAAGTCAACTCACACATGGTTAATGAGACTTGTTGCAGGTTGCTTTGGGgacataagagaaaaaaaaattactttctcaTTCTTAACCCCTGAGGACATCTCCCCAAAGCCCAGCTGCCTACACTTCAGAAAGATCAGAGACAATATCTGTACTAAATACTATTTCTCGCGCTCACACAACCTTAGCACCCGATCCAAAAATaaatgctctgaccaccaggcccACAGATAAGGTCCCCTTTTTTCTCAAGCCAGCATCGACAATGAAACTTCTAggtgtggcctggctggtgtggttcagtggttgcgCATTGGCCCAAaacatcactgatcagctgcctcctgcacgccccctactggggatcgagcccgcaacccgggcatgtgcccttgaccggaatcaaacctgggacccttcagtccgcaggccgaccctatccactgaaccaaaccggctaggctaaggctaaaaacatttttttttttaaaaaaaaggtgcggtttagatccccagtcaaggggatctctttcttccttcctctctctctaaaatcaatttaaaaaatatatactcaggtgaggattgaaaacaaaacgaaacaaaaaaacTTCTAGGTGTGAAATCTTCCACCGCAGCAAAGGACAGAGAACGGGGTAAAAACAACTGCTGACCTTAAGACTTGTCAGCTCTTTCAGAAACCCCGCCATCTTTGATATGGAATTGGTCCTCCTGTCCATGATGCAAAGGTGCCTTCGCTTTAAGTTTGACTAACGGGGTTCTTCCCGGGCCCGGAAGGGGGCAAACTCAGACCTGAGGATGATGATGCCACTGGGTAAGGGGTTTGGGTTGGGGATTGAATCAGAGGGATGAAGGGAGGATGCACTGTTAGCagttcttcctgccctccctgcgTGAGAATTCACATCCACGCCTTCACCATGGAGTCACGGCCGTACCGGCCACTGGAGTGGGCAGTTTAAGTTCCCGCCCCGGAGATGCTGGGTCTGTTGGCTAATAAAACGGGGAGGTTTATCCACGCTCCCTCTTGCACATCTGCCAGTCACGCTCCCCTCAGCCTGACCCCCAGCATGAACACACATGGAGCGGAACTGAGTTCAACCTGCTTCAAGAAGCCACGGCCTGTCATCAGCTGAACGCAGCGGACCCGGGAACACATGAGAAAGGAGTGCTTTTACACGCCCCTGGGAGATGATGGTTACACACACTGCCATGGCGATTACGAACTGATACAGGGCGAGAAACCAGAGCCAGTCAAAGGAgtgccaacgctcaaccactgagcacaccagtcaGGCCCGGGTCAAGGAGCCAAGCAGGGGCAAGCAGGGACGAACTCACATCCCCTCGGTCTTCTCAGCATCCCACTCCCGCCGCCACTGGCCGGTGGGCTTGCGGTGTCTCTGCAGCCGCTCCTGGTCGatcttctccctctcctgcttccagCGCAGGTACTCTGACCGCTCCCGGCCCGTCATGGAGAGTGTCATGTCACTGGCACCGCCCAGGCCAGCCCGGCGGCCCTGCCCACAGCAGACAGCAGTCAGGGCCCTGTTCTGCCACCCAACCCACTCTACCCCACGTCCCCCACCTCAGAGGTAGAGCCACCTGCTCCAAGTCACACAGGAGGCGGCAGGGCAGAGATTAGAACCAGGTCTGCTCCGGTGGCACCTCCTCAGAGACCATCCCAGATCCATCCCCTCACCCTGCTGGCTTCTTCCTCGTGACATTTGCGTTACCCAACATCTCATtacacagggtgtcccaaaaacatgtacgcacactttaacagctggtagctcgATGGAGGTTCTTTCCTcccagccagactaagctttgagcAAAGGAAATgcatcctaaaatgctactggaagtttgaaaacgCAGTTGCAGTACAAACaccgcctttataattattcaaagtgtgtgtacacactttagcagctgataactcacttaattttcactccttttcaggtttaactgatttgaaataatgggtgaagccagactaagctttgaacaaagacaatgtatccactagacttttttacGGTgatataaaagataaagtttacagtacaaCACCAGCAACAGTTGACGAACTGAGGGCACATAAGTACCGAACaaaattattctttatatttGCGATTCTGCTGCTTcgagttatcagcagtgcctggaccagaatggtcaccagtttgaaaacaggcattgacaaaaaagtattattcatttctgtagattcttttaaattttgaaagtgAACTGTGTGTGAACAAACACTAACTTTATcatcattcaaagtgtgtgcgGTTTTGTGAGACACCCTATATGCCCATTCATTCCGCTCCCACCAGAATAAACGTCTTTAGGGCAGGGCCTTTGCCTTGTTTAAAACCCTTGGCTGCAgcacctaggacagtgcctggcactcaggAATGAGAAAGAGAGCAGAGCGTCCCGGCACAGAACCAGCAGGTCACTTGGGGTGAGAGCCAGCCAGTCGCtgcctctccctgctctgccttcctgctctgcctcctccctgctgtgcCTGGCGCTCAGCACACGTCCAGGACCATTTGCTGAGGTGAGATTCTGGCCGCAGAACGGTGTCTGGCCCGGCGtgcccccgctgccagcacccacctgccgctcctgctccaGGCCGCAGCGCACGCGCTCAAAGTCCGAGCCCCCCCAGTTGCGCCCGTGCCGGCGGCTGCCCTCCCGGCGGTCCCGCTCCGGCTCCTCCAGGGGCCCGCCGCGCCGCCGGGGGTCGTCCAGAAAGTTCCGCACCGGGTTGGGCTCCAGCACGCCTTCCTGCGGGCACAGGGATCGGGGTTGGCAGGTCCACCCAGGCCTGGCGGCCGTGCCTCACACCGGGGACACCTGGCACTGACCCGCTGGTTGCGCTCATACTCCGCAATCTTCTCCATCTCTTCGTTCATCTTCTCGATGTTCTGCTTGCGCCGCTCCTCCCACtcctgggggcgaggggggcaggTTACAGAGACACCCGGTGTCAGGAAGAACCAACCGCTCAACCCTTTGTGCTGAAGAGCTAACATGACAGGCCTGAGTGTCTCCTCAGGACGGGCCTGCTTTAAGGCCAGCCCTTGGCCGGGGAATTTGACTCCAGTGTGTTCCGGGTTAACATTCATTGATAAGGACTCGCTGTGCCTTTTGTGCCATCAATACGGTGTAAGCTGAACGCCATATTGGGGTCAGGAATCTGGATATAGACCAAGCAGAGGGGACCTACATGGCTAGCCCCCAACAAAAaccctggccctagccggtttggctcagtggatagagcgtcggcccgcaaaataaaggctcccaggttcgattccggccaggggaacgtgcctgggttgcgggctcaatcccccccGAGTAGGGGAGgtacaggaggaagccaatcaatgattctctctcatcattgatgtttcagtaatatatatatatgaagggggggggggggggaaatgccctgaccggtttggctcagtggatagagcatcggcctgcggactgaagggtgccaggtttgattccggtcaagggcatgtacctgggttgcaggcacatccccagtggcgggtgtgcaggaggcagctgatcgatgtttctctctcactgatgtttctctatctctgtgaaaaatcaatataatatttttcCCAGTTAAGAACGAGAACCCAGAAGCTTCTAGAGGGAAGTGAGCTGCCCCAGGACAGGGAACAAATACAACGAGGGTGACCCCAAGTCCATGGCGGGCTCTGAGCCACTATGCTAGACAGCCTCCCGCCCCGCTAACCTGAGTGTCAGGGCAGTGCAGTAGTCACAATAAGAATGTCACTGTTCCCCACAAACAAAtctagagaaagagaggaagcacGTGCACTGGACAGAGCCTGCCAGACACACAGAGTTtatcagagacagacagacagacagagccaGTAAGAGAAGAaagagccctagttggtttggctcagtggatagagcgtcgacctgcggactgaaaggtcccaggtttgattctggtcaagggcacatacccaggttgcgggctcaatccccattgtggagttcacaggaggcagctgatcgatagttctctctcatcattgatgtttctctcgctctctccctctcccttcccctctgaaatcaataaaaatatattttttaaaaagagaagaaagagacagGTGAAGGAAATCAGATGGCGAGCACACAcctaacagcaaaaaaaaaaatgaagaaggaaagCAGAGACAGGGAGCGAACAAACAGGCACTGGTcaagagggggggagagagaaagagccgGACGGAGGAGCTGAAAAGAGAGAGACGCCAGAAAGATGGACAAACAGGCAAACGGTGCacctgagagaggaagagaaacaatggGGGCCCCTTCCCAGCTCCTACCTTGGATTTGCGGTCGGCAGCGGAGGTATCTCCAGCTCCAGAGAGATGAGGGGACCCTCTGCCCCGGCCCCTCCGGCCGCGGCCACCAGCTCCTCCTCGAGGCTGCTCCCCAGGACTGTCCTCCCAGGTGCGGGAGGCCCGGCCCATGCCTGCCCGGCCTCCCTGCTGGGGGGGAGTCCGgcctcctcccctgctggtcccCGGGGGCCGAGGGGTCCCCTGGGGGCGAGGGGTCCCAGGAGCCCTCCGGAAAGGACCCTGGTTCTTCTCctggaagagaggggaggagggaggaaaattCCAGTCACTGGAGCAAGGGGACCAGGACGGCCCAGGGCAGCTGCCAGGATGAAGGCACCCACAgatctggggcaggggggagggctcTCAGGTctcagctctccccacccccgtcCTCTGGTGCCCCCCACACCACTGTGGGGCTCACCACGTCAACTGCCACATTCTCCTTCTCCAGCGAGCGGCCCTTCCGGGGAGCTGTCACGGCGACGCCCTCCAGTTCAGCTTTTTTACGATCCTCCTCGATCTCCTGGGAGCAAACATCAGAGGTGAGTGTCGGGGTGAGTGCCTGGCTGACTCCCAAAGCCCCCGGCGTTTCTCCCGAGTCTGGCCGcagtccaggcctctctcctgagCTCCAGGCCAGAAAGCTGGTGACCTCGGCATCCTCCCCCAAACTGCAGCCAAGTGCTCGCGGCTCAGAGCCGTCCTGTGGTGCCGTCTCTGCGTCAGGGAAACATCTGAGCGGagcctgaaggaggtgagggacGGAGGGCCTCTGGGGGAAGAGTGTTTCCAGGGGAGGAAAGAGCTCCAAGCTGCTCtggccctctctccccctcctgacCAGAGCGTGTGTGTACCCTCCCTGTCTCTTCCTGTTTTCCTTTTATACTTTGCCATTGAGTGTGTGCTTgtccacctgccttccctctgctgtctctttcttctcctggcactgtctgtctgtctgtctgtctctgatgGACTCTGTATGTCTGGCAGGCTcatctcccaccctctccccctcacTCACTCCGGCCTCCTCACTGCTCCTAGAACATGGCAGGCTCAGACCTgattcagggcctttgcacctgctgtttcctctgccaaAAACACTCTTCCCCCAGAGATCCTTCAGTCCTTCAGTCCTTCACTCCTTCAGGCCTCCGCTCAAATGTTCCCCTTCAcaggcaggccttccctgaccagcgCCC
This is a stretch of genomic DNA from Myotis daubentonii chromosome 15, mMyoDau2.1, whole genome shotgun sequence. It encodes these proteins:
- the CCDC9 gene encoding coiled-coil domain-containing protein 9 isoform X4 encodes the protein MSATLDLKSKEEKDAELDKRIEALRRKNEALIRRYQEIEEDRKKAELEGVAVTAPRKGRSLEKENVAVDVEKNQGPFRRAPGTPRPQGTPRPPGTSRGGGRTPPQQGGRAGMGRASRTWEDSPGEQPRGGAGGRGRRGRGRGSPHLSGAGDTSAADRKSKEWEERRKQNIEKMNEEMEKIAEYERNQREGVLEPNPVRNFLDDPRRRGGPLEEPERDRREGSRRHGRNWGGSDFERVRCGLEQERQGRRAGLGGASDMTLSMTGRERSEYLRWKQEREKIDQERLQRHRKPTGQWRREWDAEKTEGMFKDGPAAAHEPSHRYDDQAWARPPKPPTFREFLSQHKAEVSRRKRKSSRPQAKAVARAYSDHDDRWETKEAEPPAPGAPQPTPPEETPTQLPETPAPAHRPPEDQGEEDRGEEDEEEEDEGEDEEWEDVSEGEEEIEEEEEADDEEEEEEEEEPAQESEPTGSAGSEQANKEPASPEEPRPQSPATPSSPFSPPGGHQPVSDWGEEMELNSPRTAHPADALSPEGGPEGQETAEITDFQRASPNS
- the CCDC9 gene encoding coiled-coil domain-containing protein 9 isoform X3; amino-acid sequence: MSATLDLKSKEEKDAELDKRIEALRRKNEALIRRYQEIEEDRKKAELEGVAVTAPRKGRSLEKENVAVDVEKNQGPFRRAPGTPRPQGTPRPPGTSRGGGRTPPQQGGRAGMGRASRTWEDSPGEQPRGGAGGRGRRGRGRGSPHLSGAGDTSAADRKSKEWEERRKQNIEKMNEEMEKIAEYERNQREGVLEPNPVRNFLDDPRRRGGPLEEPERDRREGSRRHGRNWGGSDFERVRCGLEQERQGRRAGLGGASDMTLSMTGRERSEYLRWKQEREKIDQERLQRHRKPTGQWRREWDAEKTEGMFKDGPAAAHEPSHRYDDQAWARPPKPPTFREFLSQHKAEVSRRKRKSSRPQAKAVARAYSDHDDRWETKEAEPPAPGAPQPTPPEETPTQLPETPAPAHRPPEDQGEEDRGEEDEEEEDEGEDEEWEDVSEGEEEIEEEEEADDEEEEEEEEEPAQESEPTGSAGSEQANKEPASPEEPRPQSPATPSSPFSPPGGHQPVSDWGEEMELNSPRTAHPADALSPEGGPEGQETAEITDFQRVRFCKVVAAAPPPGAAR
- the CCDC9 gene encoding coiled-coil domain-containing protein 9 isoform X5; translation: MSATLDLKSKEEKDAELDKRIEALRRKNEALIRRYQEIEEDRKKAELEGVAVTAPRKGRSLEKENVAVDVEKNQGPFRRAPGTPRPQGTPRPPGTSRGGGRTPPQQGGRAGMGRASRTWEDSPGEQPRGGAGGRGRRGRGRGSPHLSGAGDTSAADRKSKEWEERRKQNIEKMNEEMEKIAEYERNQREGVLEPNPVRNFLDDPRRRGGPLEEPERDRREGSRRHGRNWGGSDFERVRCGLEQERQGRRAGLGGASDMTLSMTGRERSEYLRWKQEREKIDQERLQRHRKPTGQWRREWDAEKTEGMFKDGPAAAHEPSHRYDDQAWARPPKPPTFREFLSQHKAEVSRRKRKSSRPQAKAVARAYSDHDDRWETKEAEPPAPGAPQPTPPEETPTQLPETPAPAHRPPEDQGEEDRGEEDEEEEDEGEDEEWEDVSEGEEEIEEEEEADDEEEEEEEEEPAQESEPTGSAGSEQANKEPASPEEPRPQSPATPSSPFSPPGGHQPVSDWGEEMELNSPRTAHPADALSPGEAWPFGNA